A window from Anser cygnoides isolate HZ-2024a breed goose chromosome 1, Taihu_goose_T2T_genome, whole genome shotgun sequence encodes these proteins:
- the KLHL42 gene encoding kelch-like protein 42, whose protein sequence is MSLAERQEEEEGEGDGVGEEVVQIRLGDKCYPVCKRKLIEQSDYFRALYRSGMREAGQGQEEQLLRGGLSALGLELVLDFINTSCLARLEQEEGGDDEPPLLEELVEAASYLQVTPLLRLLLSQVRVGNCLELHRLAQVYGLQDLHDACLDFMATHYHQVLRRPDARPHLHLPHALQHHLKERRMRGTATLVAIGDFMGASSLGLPPGCHPQAEAPWSMLRYDEEAERWLPLANNLPPDLVNVRGYGSAVLDNYLFIVGGYRITTSQEISAAHCYNPCLNEWSQLASMNQKRSNFKLLAVNGKLYAIGGQSLSNVECYNPENDWWNFVASMPNPLAEFSACECKGKIYVIGGYTTRDRNMNILQYCPTSDSWTNFELCDVHVRKQQMLSVEETIYLVGGCIHELGPNQKSSQSEDVLTVQSYNIATKEWLYLKENTSKSGLNLTCTLHNDGVYILSRDITLSTSLEHRVFLKYNIFTDSWESLRRFPAFGQNMLICSMYLPDVREV, encoded by the exons ATGTCCCTGGCGGagcggcaggaggaagaggagggggaaggggatggcgtgggggaggaggtggtgcAGATCCGGCTGGGGGACAAATGCTACCCGGTGTGCAAGAGGAAACTGATCGAGCAGAGTGACTATTTCCGAGCCCTCTACCGTTCGGGCATgagggaggcagggcagggccaggaggagcagctgctgcgCGGGGGGCTGAGCgccctggggctggagctggtgctggaCTTCATCAACACCTCCTGCCtggccaggctggagcaggaggaggggggcGATGACGAGCCCCCCTTGCTGGAGGAACTGGTGGAGGCTGCTTCCTACCTGCAGGTCACCCCCTTGCTCCgcctgctcctctcccaggTGAGGGTGGGCAACTGCCTGGAGCTGCATCGCCTGGCTCAGGTCTACGGCCTTCAGGACTTGCATGATGCCTGTCTAGACTTCATGGCCACCCATTACCATCAGGTTCTGCGGAGGCCTGATGCCCGGCCACACCTCCACCTGCCCCATGCTCTCCAGCACCACCTGAAGGAGAGGAGGATGAGGGGCACTGCCACCCTCGTGGCCATTGGGGACTTCATGGGTGCCTCCTCTCTGGGCCTGCCTCCAGGCTGTCACCCTCAGGCAGAAGCCCCCTGGTCTATGCTGAGGTATGACGAGGAGGCAGAGAGGTGGCTGCCCCTGGCCAACAACCTGCCTCCAGATCTGGTGAACGTCCGAGGCTATGGGTCGGCTGTGCTGGACAACTACCTCTTCATCGTTGGGGGCTACAGGATCACCACCAGCCAGGAGATTTCAGCTGCCCACTGTTACAACCCTTGCCTAAATGAATGGAGTCAGCTGGCCTCAATGAACCAGAAGAG GTCCAATTTTAAGCTTTTGGCTGTAAATGGAAAGCTCTATGCCATCGGTGGTCAGTCCCTTTCCAATGTGGAGTGTTATAACCCAGAAAATGACTGGTGGAACTTTGTAGCATCCATGCCAAACCCTCTTGCAGAATTCTCAGCTTGTGAGTGCAAGGGCAAGATCTACGTTATCGGAGGATACACTACACGAG ATAGGAATATGAACATTTTGCAGTACTGTCCAACTTCTGATTCCTGGACCAACTTTGAACTTTGTGATGTCCATGTTCGCAAACAACAGATGCTCTCTGTTGAAGAAACAATATATCTGGTAGGGGGTTGTATTCATGAACTTGGGCCAAACCAAAAATCCAGCCAAAGTGAGGACGTGTTAACTGTGCAGTCTTACAACATTGCTACCAAAGAATGGCTCTACCTCAAAGAGAACACATCAAAATCAGGTCTTAACTTGACTTGCACTCTCCACAATGATGGAGTTTATATATTGAGCAGGGATATTACCTTATCTACAAGCTTGGAGCACCgtgtttttctgaagtataACATATTTACGGACAGTTGGGAATCACTAAGACGCTTTCCAGCCTTTGGACAAAACATGCTGATTTGTTCTATGTATTTGCCTGATGTGCGAGAAGTGTAA